Proteins encoded within one genomic window of Canis lupus familiaris isolate Mischka breed German Shepherd chromosome 12, alternate assembly UU_Cfam_GSD_1.0, whole genome shotgun sequence:
- the GJB7 gene encoding gap junction beta-7 protein, producing the protein MSWMFFRDLLTGVNKYSTGIGRIWLAVVFIFRLLVYIVAAEHVWKDEQKEFECNVKQPGCENVCFDHFFPISQVRLWALQLIMVSTPSLLVVLHVAYREGREKRHRKKLYVSPGMMDGGLWYTYLISLIVKTGFEIGFLVLFYKLYNGFSVPYLMKCALKPCPNTVDCFISKPTEKTIFILFLVITSCLSIVLNFIELSFLVLKCLIMCCLQKYSKRLQSSACECHDLRYVECGVIAAPPLLQNCRSDLAIGASQRGETKPLF; encoded by the coding sequence ATGAGTTGGATGTTCTTCAGAGACCTCCTAACTGGAGTAAACAAATATTCAACTGGGATTGGGCGGATTTGGCTGGCTGTTGTGTTCATCTTCCGTTTGCTGGTCTACATAGTGGCAGCAGAGCATGTATGGAAAGATGAGCAGAAAGAGTTTGAGTGCAACGTTAAACAGCCTGGTTGTGAAAATGTCTGTTTTGATCACTTCTTCCCCATCTCCCAAGTCAGACTCTGGGCCTTACAACTGATCATGGTCTCCACACCTTCACTTCTGGTGGTTCTACACGTAGCCTATCgtgagggcagagagaaaaggcacagaaagaaacTGTATGTCAGCCCAGGTATGATGGATGGGGGCTTGTGGTACACTTATCTTATCAGCCTCATTGTTAAAACTGGTTTTGAAATTGGCttcctggttttattttacaAGCTGTATAATGGCTTTAGTGTTCCCTACCTTATGAAATGTGCTTTGAAGCCTTGTCCCAACACTGTAGACTGCTTCATCTCCAAACCCACCGAGAAAACAATCTTTATACTTTTCTTGGTTATTACCTCATGCCTGAGCATTGTGTTGAATTTCATTGAACTGAGCTTTTTGGTTCTCAAGTGCCTTATTATGTGCTGCCTCCAAAAATACTCTAAAAGACTCCAGTCCTCAGCATGTGAGTGCCACGATCTCAGATATGTTGAATGTGGTGTGATAGCGGCTCCTCCCCTACTCCAGAATTGCCGTTCAGATTTGGCCATAGGCGCATCTCAGCGAGGTGAAACAAAGCCACTTTTTTGA